From Crateriforma spongiae, a single genomic window includes:
- a CDS encoding alpha-L-fucosidase, whose protein sequence is MRHIAFALMTFAAAVSVSNRLSAQDFKPDWQSLAAHDEAPEWFKDSKLGIYFHWGVYAVPAYGSEWYPRNMFLKGHQVNKHHVDVYGDPGKYGYHRFVDQWQTPEFDATEWAKLFKATGARFAGPVAEHHDGFSLWDSQATPWNSVDKGPKRDLLGELTEAIRAEGMKTIATFHHARNFYGHFEGMVKDYPSANENDETAILYAQMPAEQFHQMWLDKLAEVIDQYQPDIIWFDSWLDRIPETYRQEFAAYYLNAAKTWDRDVVIVRKQEDLPLDMSVLDHEKSREPRAAEKVWMTDDTISTGSWCYTDSLKIKPTRKVVHALVDTVAKNGIVLLNISPMANGRIPDDQRQVLAELGEWMDVNGEAIYATRPWKAYGEGPTVEPEGGFKKHGEFLKLEYSAADVRYTQSKDGTTVYAITLGRPESAIQLQSVRVKSAGDQAAVQLLGHDGTLAYAVDDQGQLTIQMPAITADDLPCDCAYSFKLTGFELDAAE, encoded by the coding sequence ATGAGACACATTGCATTTGCTTTGATGACGTTTGCCGCTGCGGTAAGCGTTTCCAACCGACTGTCAGCCCAAGACTTCAAGCCCGATTGGCAATCATTGGCCGCACACGATGAGGCCCCGGAGTGGTTCAAGGATTCCAAGCTGGGGATCTATTTCCACTGGGGCGTCTACGCGGTTCCGGCCTATGGCAGCGAGTGGTATCCGCGCAACATGTTTTTGAAAGGCCATCAGGTCAACAAGCATCATGTGGATGTTTACGGCGATCCGGGAAAATACGGCTATCACCGCTTTGTCGACCAGTGGCAAACGCCCGAATTTGATGCGACCGAATGGGCCAAGCTGTTCAAAGCTACGGGGGCCCGTTTTGCCGGACCAGTGGCCGAACACCACGATGGTTTCTCGCTGTGGGACAGCCAGGCGACACCCTGGAACTCCGTGGACAAAGGCCCCAAACGCGATCTGCTGGGTGAATTGACCGAAGCGATCCGTGCCGAAGGTATGAAAACCATCGCCACGTTCCATCATGCTCGGAATTTTTACGGCCACTTTGAGGGAATGGTCAAAGATTATCCATCGGCCAATGAGAACGATGAAACCGCGATCTTGTACGCCCAAATGCCGGCGGAGCAGTTCCATCAAATGTGGTTGGACAAATTGGCCGAAGTGATCGACCAATATCAACCCGACATCATTTGGTTTGACAGTTGGCTGGACCGGATCCCCGAGACCTATCGCCAGGAGTTCGCCGCCTATTATCTGAACGCGGCAAAGACCTGGGATCGCGACGTGGTGATCGTTCGCAAGCAGGAGGATTTGCCGTTGGACATGAGCGTGCTGGACCACGAAAAGTCTCGTGAACCACGCGCGGCGGAAAAGGTTTGGATGACCGACGACACGATCAGCACGGGCAGTTGGTGCTATACCGATTCACTGAAAATCAAACCCACGCGCAAGGTGGTTCATGCTTTGGTCGACACGGTGGCCAAAAACGGCATCGTCCTGTTGAACATTTCACCGATGGCCAACGGCCGGATCCCCGACGACCAACGCCAAGTGTTGGCCGAACTGGGCGAATGGATGGACGTCAACGGCGAAGCCATCTATGCGACACGCCCCTGGAAGGCGTACGGCGAAGGACCCACGGTCGAACCCGAAGGCGGATTCAAGAAGCACGGCGAATTTTTGAAGCTGGAATACTCCGCCGCTGATGTTCGGTACACACAAAGTAAAGACGGCACCACCGTTTATGCGATCACGCTGGGGCGGCCCGAATCCGCGATCCAGCTGCAATCGGTCCGTGTGAAATCAGCGGGCGACCAAGCCGCGGTACAACTGCTGGGCCATGACGGCACACTGGCTTACGCAGTGGACGACCAAGGTCAGCTGACCATCCAGATGCCGGCAATCACCGCTGACGATCTGCCCTGTGATTGCGCGTACAGTTTCAAGCTGACCGGCTTTGAATTGGACGCCGCGGAATAG
- a CDS encoding PAS domain S-box protein — protein sequence MNGVAIQADSIRQEIFDRFGTIPSFFELSFPTPELAWDLWRQAQVAYLDNPLPFRFKERLFVYLSRFCNNPYCLGRHVAMLLTPNPATIGANEGPGAHSATDIAALLDAPAPSRQELLSQMDRLNDVDPPLEQWPSDQPALEQSLFVCSVATFLRIGEADLCSAAIRSALAPVWSQRLELFLAFVRRAHDWTESHRELKLEPEITALLSAQPALAKWMDRWRPGDAVRLKNEWHQGVTAPGDAMGGFFGEMEHELTRWRTFRNGKQDAASGTNDDIALLMRIQNLAMQATQVGVLIADARAPDFPVVYCNSSFEKMTGYRSEEIVGRNCRFLQADDRDQFEIHVMRQALRQGSACTVTLRNYRKDGSMFWNEISLSPIHNDRGELTHYVSIERDVTERQQSLTDLKRERLLLDALSDGTPFDELLRLIVTQAESSCARMSAAIFLIDDDGQSLRCACAPRLSPELRCRMERVPIEPGVCCCTFAASQRQRQIIPDIHLHERSELIHPLAKAAGIRSCWAEPILSTQRDVLGVLSMFSTHAARPSETELSLLSHFAQLAGVVIQRSQAARRLAKSEERLRLALRATNDAIWDIDLLRQRMWWNEVFDEQFGGPSGDTDVDTWWHQHIHPDDLRRVISSPSRTVEGRADDSKGLIEYRLMRRDGTYAVVKERTLLSRDAEGQPARLLGALTDLTQRRALEKEVLEIAAAQSWRIGNDLHDGVGQELTGMGMLADALGASIDRDVTSVDLASLRRIAGKLRESVHRTLRQVRTLARGMNPVDVDRHGLTSALTEMCDRIRELHGVNCRFECDRPVPFRENQTATQLYRIAQEAVTNAVRHGEAANIRVRLGFRDDQWSLRIQDDGVGISKKPNADRGMGLRTMDYRAGQIGGQIQIGPRPDGGTEVACIFPGDAVAQDDEEFIALLSDLPTE from the coding sequence ATGAACGGTGTAGCGATTCAGGCCGATTCGATTCGTCAGGAAATCTTTGATCGATTTGGGACGATTCCGAGTTTCTTTGAGTTGTCATTCCCCACGCCCGAGTTGGCTTGGGACCTATGGCGTCAGGCTCAAGTCGCTTACTTGGATAACCCGCTGCCGTTTCGATTCAAGGAACGGCTGTTCGTCTATCTTTCGCGGTTTTGCAACAACCCGTACTGCCTGGGCAGGCACGTCGCAATGTTGCTGACGCCGAATCCGGCGACCATCGGCGCCAACGAAGGCCCCGGTGCCCACAGCGCGACCGATATCGCTGCACTGCTGGACGCGCCGGCCCCGAGTCGTCAGGAACTTCTCAGCCAAATGGACCGGCTAAACGACGTCGATCCGCCACTGGAACAATGGCCCAGCGATCAGCCCGCACTGGAACAATCGCTGTTCGTCTGCAGTGTGGCGACGTTTCTGCGTATCGGTGAAGCCGATCTTTGCTCGGCGGCGATCCGCAGTGCATTGGCGCCAGTTTGGTCCCAGCGTTTGGAACTGTTCCTGGCATTTGTTCGGCGAGCCCACGATTGGACCGAATCGCATCGTGAATTGAAACTGGAACCCGAGATCACCGCGTTGCTTTCCGCCCAACCCGCTTTGGCAAAATGGATGGACCGGTGGCGTCCCGGCGATGCGGTTCGGCTAAAGAACGAGTGGCACCAAGGCGTCACGGCCCCCGGCGATGCCATGGGGGGTTTCTTCGGCGAAATGGAACACGAACTGACGCGGTGGCGAACGTTTCGCAATGGCAAGCAAGATGCCGCCAGCGGCACCAACGACGACATCGCCTTGCTGATGCGAATTCAGAACTTGGCCATGCAGGCGACCCAGGTGGGCGTGCTGATCGCCGATGCCAGAGCCCCGGATTTTCCCGTCGTCTATTGCAATTCCAGTTTCGAGAAGATGACGGGATATCGCAGCGAAGAAATCGTCGGCCGCAATTGCCGATTCCTTCAAGCCGATGATCGCGATCAGTTTGAAATCCACGTCATGCGTCAAGCCTTGCGCCAAGGCAGCGCGTGCACCGTGACGTTGCGCAACTATCGCAAAGACGGTTCGATGTTTTGGAACGAAATTTCACTTTCACCGATCCACAATGATCGCGGTGAACTGACCCATTACGTCAGCATCGAACGCGATGTGACCGAACGGCAACAATCGCTGACGGATCTAAAGCGAGAACGTCTGCTGTTGGACGCCTTAAGCGATGGCACCCCGTTCGACGAACTGCTGCGTTTGATCGTGACGCAAGCGGAATCGTCGTGTGCGCGAATGAGTGCGGCGATCTTCTTGATCGACGACGACGGTCAATCGCTACGGTGCGCTTGCGCGCCACGCTTGTCGCCGGAACTGCGTTGCCGCATGGAACGGGTACCGATCGAACCGGGGGTCTGCTGCTGTACGTTTGCCGCATCGCAACGTCAGCGGCAAATCATCCCCGACATCCATCTGCATGAACGCAGCGAATTGATTCACCCGCTGGCCAAAGCGGCTGGAATTCGATCCTGTTGGGCCGAACCCATTCTGTCGACCCAGCGTGACGTGTTGGGTGTGCTGTCGATGTTTTCCACCCACGCGGCTCGTCCGAGCGAAACCGAGCTTTCATTGCTTTCGCACTTTGCCCAACTGGCGGGCGTGGTGATCCAACGATCCCAGGCGGCCAGACGTCTGGCCAAAAGCGAAGAGCGTTTGCGGTTGGCGTTGCGAGCCACGAATGATGCGATCTGGGACATCGATCTGCTACGACAACGCATGTGGTGGAACGAAGTCTTTGACGAACAGTTTGGCGGCCCATCCGGCGATACCGATGTGGATACGTGGTGGCACCAACACATTCATCCGGATGATCTACGGCGTGTGATTTCGTCACCGTCACGTACCGTCGAAGGACGCGCGGACGATTCGAAGGGGCTGATCGAATACCGCTTGATGCGTCGTGACGGCACCTATGCCGTGGTCAAAGAGCGCACCCTGCTGAGCCGTGATGCCGAGGGCCAGCCGGCTCGGCTGCTGGGTGCACTGACGGACCTGACCCAGCGGCGGGCGTTGGAAAAAGAAGTCTTGGAAATCGCAGCCGCACAAAGTTGGCGGATCGGAAACGACCTGCACGACGGCGTGGGACAAGAACTGACCGGCATGGGCATGCTGGCCGACGCACTGGGTGCATCGATCGACCGGGACGTGACGTCGGTTGACTTGGCGTCACTGCGGCGGATCGCCGGAAAGTTGCGGGAATCGGTCCATCGCACATTGCGGCAAGTCCGTACTCTGGCGCGAGGCATGAATCCGGTGGACGTTGACCGTCACGGATTGACGTCGGCGTTGACCGAAATGTGCGATCGCATCCGTGAACTTCACGGTGTGAATTGCCGGTTCGAATGCGATCGTCCCGTTCCGTTTCGCGAGAATCAAACGGCCACCCAACTGTACCGCATCGCTCAGGAAGCGGTGACCAATGCCGTCCGCCACGGCGAAGCGGCCAACATACGCGTTCGACTGGGCTTCCGTGACGACCAATGGTCCCTGCGAATCCAAGACGATGGCGTCGGAATTTCGAAGAAACCCAACGCGGATCGCGGCATGGGGCTGCGGACCATGGACTACCGCGCCGGACAAATCGGCGGCCAAATCCAGATCGGACCACGCCCCGACGGCGGCACGGAAGTCGCCTGTATCTTCCCCGGCGACGCCGTCGCACAGGACGACGAGGAATTCATCGCACTTCTTTCCGATTTACCAACCGAGTGA
- a CDS encoding glutamate-5-semialdehyde dehydrogenase translates to MSTTTEIDLAGYCAETAQKAKAASYELANIDTELKNRWLFDSADRLVANLDTILQANAKDVAAAPDYNLTDAAVDRLRLDKNRVDGIAQALREIAALADPIGEVIDGFTRPGGLRIVKRRVPLGVVFFIYESRPNVTADAAAICVKSGNAVILRGGKEAIHSSRAIVELLQQSAREIGLPGDAVQLVQTTDRQAVGQFLSMSDCIDVAIPRGGEGLIRRVTSEATMPVIKHFDGNCHVYVDRNADVPMAVNIIENAKCQRMGVCNACESLLIHADIAKTVLPAIAERLSSYPIEMRCDDRAAKLVPGSVEAQESDWSAEYLGPIISVRVVDSLDEAVSLINRYGSHHTDAIVTDNVRAAEQFTSGVDSSAVMVNASTRFNDGGMFGLGAEIGISTDKFHARGPCGLRELTTYKYIVQGDGNIRT, encoded by the coding sequence ATGTCGACCACCACTGAAATTGATCTTGCCGGATACTGTGCTGAAACCGCCCAGAAAGCCAAAGCAGCGTCATACGAACTTGCCAACATCGATACGGAATTGAAAAACCGTTGGCTCTTCGATTCGGCCGATCGGCTGGTCGCGAACTTGGACACGATACTGCAGGCCAACGCGAAAGATGTGGCCGCGGCCCCCGATTACAACTTGACCGATGCTGCGGTGGATCGGCTGCGTCTGGACAAGAATCGCGTCGATGGCATTGCACAAGCCCTTCGCGAAATCGCCGCGTTGGCGGACCCGATCGGCGAAGTCATCGACGGGTTCACGCGTCCCGGCGGATTGCGGATCGTCAAGCGACGGGTGCCGCTGGGCGTGGTCTTTTTCATCTACGAAAGCCGACCGAACGTGACCGCCGATGCCGCAGCGATTTGTGTCAAAAGCGGAAACGCCGTGATCCTTCGCGGCGGCAAAGAAGCCATCCACAGCAGCCGCGCCATCGTCGAATTGCTGCAACAGTCGGCACGGGAAATCGGATTGCCCGGGGATGCTGTCCAACTGGTCCAAACGACGGATCGGCAAGCCGTGGGCCAGTTTCTTTCGATGTCCGATTGCATCGATGTGGCGATTCCCCGCGGCGGCGAAGGCTTGATCCGCCGTGTCACCAGCGAAGCGACGATGCCGGTGATCAAACACTTTGACGGCAATTGCCACGTTTATGTCGATCGCAATGCCGACGTCCCGATGGCGGTGAACATCATCGAAAACGCCAAGTGCCAGCGAATGGGTGTTTGCAACGCCTGCGAATCCTTGTTGATCCACGCGGACATTGCGAAAACGGTTCTGCCGGCGATCGCCGAACGATTGTCGTCGTACCCGATTGAAATGCGATGCGACGACCGTGCGGCGAAATTGGTTCCGGGTTCGGTGGAAGCTCAAGAATCCGACTGGTCGGCAGAGTACCTGGGACCGATCATCAGTGTCCGCGTTGTCGATTCGTTGGACGAAGCGGTCAGCCTGATCAATCGATATGGGTCCCATCACACCGACGCCATCGTGACCGACAATGTGCGGGCCGCCGAACAATTCACCAGCGGCGTCGACAGTTCAGCGGTCATGGTGAACGCCAGCACGCGATTCAACGACGGTGGAATGTTCGGACTGGGTGCCGAAATCGGTATCTCGACCGACAAGTTTCACGCTCGTGGACCGTGCGGGCTGCGTGAATTGACGACGTACAAGTACATCGTCCAGGGCGACGGTAATATCCGCACCTGA
- a CDS encoding DUF167 domain-containing protein, with the protein MIPIEQRDDELRFDVRVTPKAKRAKIGGRHADALRVAVTSPPEDGKANAAVIQGLAKFLKIAKSNIAICGGQTSRCKRIAVRSMTETELRDRLRDVIDA; encoded by the coding sequence ATGATCCCGATCGAACAACGCGACGATGAACTGCGATTCGACGTTCGCGTCACGCCCAAAGCCAAGCGTGCAAAAATCGGGGGCCGCCACGCCGACGCACTTCGGGTGGCCGTCACATCGCCGCCGGAAGACGGAAAAGCCAACGCGGCGGTCATTCAGGGATTGGCCAAGTTTTTGAAAATCGCAAAATCGAACATTGCCATCTGCGGCGGCCAGACGAGTCGATGCAAACGAATTGCCGTGCGATCGATGACCGAAACAGAACTTCGGGACCGTCTGCGAGACGTCATTGACGCCTGA
- the fliM gene encoding flagellar motor switch protein FliM has translation MSDESLSQNQVESLLRAMEGMGEDDGPPEAPKFTDEGPPEPVSAGARTASSRQPSGAPYHHGVGDARVMAYDFKRPERVGKEQMRAMQSLHEVIARNFGASVSGMLRTMIEVKLLSVDQLTYSEFVFSLDNPSCFNVISTEPLDGHWILDVNPALSYTIIDRMLGGDPVPGEVIRRPLTEIETRLMGRVVKLFLSHLKDAWQNIIELDLSVDSTESNPQLVQIVPPNEVVILVSFEVVIGKNRGMLNLCIPFNTVEKYNSQLSRNGWVGYGREAPTEESRRQIEYNLDEAPVNVVVTLARSKINTSDLLALNVGDVIATEKEVTDSLELSIQDVHKFNVRAGAFKGKKAVRIDTVAEKPQRNAGGPPPR, from the coding sequence ATGTCGGACGAATCACTTAGCCAGAATCAGGTCGAAAGTCTGCTCCGGGCCATGGAGGGCATGGGGGAAGACGACGGTCCACCCGAAGCCCCCAAGTTCACCGACGAAGGTCCGCCCGAACCGGTATCCGCAGGGGCTCGCACCGCATCGTCCCGGCAACCCAGCGGCGCGCCGTATCACCACGGTGTCGGTGATGCCAGAGTCATGGCGTATGACTTCAAACGTCCCGAACGGGTCGGCAAAGAACAGATGCGGGCGATGCAATCGCTGCATGAAGTCATCGCACGAAACTTCGGTGCGTCGGTCAGCGGCATGCTGCGGACGATGATCGAAGTCAAACTGCTTAGCGTCGACCAACTGACCTACAGCGAGTTCGTTTTCAGTCTGGACAACCCCAGTTGCTTCAACGTCATCAGCACCGAACCGCTGGACGGCCACTGGATCCTGGACGTCAATCCGGCACTGTCATACACGATCATCGACCGCATGCTGGGTGGCGATCCGGTCCCCGGCGAAGTCATTCGGCGACCGTTGACCGAGATCGAAACACGCTTGATGGGTCGCGTCGTCAAGTTGTTCTTGAGTCATTTGAAAGATGCCTGGCAGAACATCATCGAACTGGACCTGTCGGTCGACAGCACCGAAAGCAACCCACAACTGGTCCAGATCGTACCGCCCAATGAAGTCGTGATCCTGGTCAGCTTTGAGGTCGTGATCGGCAAGAATCGCGGGATGTTAAATCTGTGTATTCCGTTCAACACGGTCGAAAAATACAACTCGCAACTGTCACGCAATGGTTGGGTGGGTTACGGACGCGAAGCACCGACCGAAGAATCGCGACGCCAAATCGAATACAACCTGGATGAAGCGCCCGTCAACGTGGTCGTCACCCTGGCACGATCCAAGATCAACACCAGCGATTTGCTGGCGTTGAACGTGGGTGATGTGATCGCGACCGAAAAGGAAGTCACTGATTCCTTGGAACTGTCCATCCAGGACGTGCACAAGTTCAACGTGCGTGCCGGGGCTTTCAAAGGCAAAAAAGCGGTCCGCATCGACACGGTGGCGGAAAAACCGCAGCGCAATGCTGGCGGTCCTCCACCACGCTAG
- a CDS encoding LysR substrate-binding domain-containing protein — translation MELRHLRYFLAISNHTSFRIAAEELLVSQPTLSQQMKDLEKELGCSLFERAGRGIRLTQAGVLFGEYAQRAINVLDEGQAAIDEFDQLLRGRIRVGVVQTVGAYLIPPVVAEFKSQNPGVQLVVHELSADDVENGLVDGSLDLGISFEPTRRQLHCRWLFGERFVLIVPADHMWANRRRIRLDQMAGEPLCLMTKDFCTRRMIDAAFAQNDVELQVAVEMTSVAGCLAVTNAGGPPTILPELAMTGTDLSGIRIESPMIRRSVCLLQASEEASIRATSEFADAVIHHVGAAASG, via the coding sequence ATGGAACTGCGACACCTGCGTTATTTTCTGGCGATTTCCAACCACACCAGTTTTCGCATCGCTGCCGAAGAACTGCTGGTGTCCCAGCCGACACTGTCACAGCAGATGAAGGATCTGGAAAAAGAACTGGGGTGTTCGCTGTTCGAACGCGCCGGACGGGGTATTCGGCTGACTCAAGCCGGCGTGCTGTTCGGTGAATACGCCCAGCGTGCGATCAACGTGTTGGACGAAGGCCAGGCTGCGATCGATGAGTTCGATCAACTGTTGCGTGGGCGGATTCGAGTGGGAGTGGTTCAAACCGTGGGTGCGTATTTGATTCCGCCAGTCGTTGCGGAGTTCAAAAGCCAAAACCCCGGTGTCCAGTTGGTCGTCCACGAATTGTCGGCGGACGACGTGGAAAATGGACTGGTTGATGGCAGCCTCGATCTCGGGATCTCCTTCGAACCGACGCGACGGCAATTGCACTGCCGATGGTTGTTCGGCGAACGGTTCGTCCTGATCGTTCCGGCCGATCACATGTGGGCCAATCGCCGACGAATCCGTTTGGACCAGATGGCGGGAGAACCGCTGTGCTTGATGACCAAAGACTTCTGCACGCGTCGCATGATCGACGCGGCCTTTGCACAGAATGATGTCGAATTACAAGTGGCCGTGGAAATGACATCGGTAGCCGGGTGTCTGGCAGTGACCAACGCCGGAGGACCACCGACGATCTTGCCTGAACTGGCGATGACCGGAACCGACCTGTCGGGAATTCGAATCGAAAGTCCGATGATCCGACGCAGCGTTTGCCTGTTGCAAGCTAGTGAGGAGGCGTCGATTCGTGCGACCAGTGAATTCGCCGACGCCGTGATCCATCATGTCGGTGCGGCGGCGAGCGGATGA
- a CDS encoding glycoside hydrolase family 2 protein, protein MSFLRINGLFCATSQVRPVVAVFCVGLFFLVHHPWSAAQPTRVSNPVDRAAEPDQFDLMTRWGRNVTADNAWREYPRPGMKRDRWESLNGLWDFHLGGDSQRWTGGRIENATQDPLADGIPDLPSAFDKKILVPFSPETQLSGINRSVRPQQVMFYRRSIRIPDDWRNDRILVHFEAVDWHAIVLCNGTKVADHRGGYVPFSCDITDALNVSDQQQIVVIAWDPTNMGDQTIGKQALPESRKGFRYNPNSGIWQSVWMEPVPKSASIAQLKITPVAHQNAIEVRVDTDHPANDMTVRLIAGDAAHVVDGRPGQAIRIDLDDQFQLWSPDDPNLHDLSIQLRRDDRVIDSVESYFALRTIDTQVDDDGIQRIHLNGQPIFQFGPLDQGYWPESAMTPPSEDAVRYDLQYLKDIGCNMVRVHIKVHPRAWYYEADRKGLLVWQDFVCTRKFDSKITAESGQQWEQEQVEMVRHLYNHPSIIQWVVFNEGWGQYDTERLTRWTEGLDPSRLVTCASGWTDHPVGDLYDNHDYSFNISPAHGWNFDDRATLCGECGGFNVLIDGHRWHADQTLRPVVNPAGEKGREGYANPESWKQRYQTWLTNLRLMKPHGLNAAVYTQISDVEHECNGWLTYDREISKIAADDLRRMHRQLYHPIHSDPLIDLSSKTWTDWSGKPTPRWRTADVDVSQGEAFSVRPDDSLRPQRTADKGPVRIRGEFDLSTQPERLAMHTVGTGRWELSINGKTMMNITNSDRAGYVPYSTVLLPPNAVDALVDGTNVIALKVSRFKEDEGNLVDFALLSVPRDESSVNDAK, encoded by the coding sequence GTGAGTTTTCTTCGAATCAATGGCCTGTTTTGTGCCACATCACAGGTGCGACCCGTCGTCGCAGTCTTTTGTGTCGGCCTGTTTTTCTTGGTGCACCATCCTTGGTCCGCGGCGCAGCCGACGCGTGTTTCCAATCCCGTGGACCGAGCGGCCGAACCGGACCAGTTTGACCTGATGACACGGTGGGGGCGGAATGTCACCGCGGACAACGCATGGCGTGAATACCCGCGGCCGGGGATGAAGCGGGACCGTTGGGAATCGCTGAACGGTTTGTGGGATTTTCACCTTGGCGGCGATTCGCAGCGTTGGACCGGGGGCCGAATTGAAAACGCCACGCAAGATCCGCTGGCTGATGGAATTCCCGATCTGCCCAGTGCGTTTGATAAAAAGATCTTGGTCCCCTTCAGCCCTGAAACTCAGCTGTCGGGAATCAATCGCAGCGTGCGTCCGCAACAGGTCATGTTCTATCGTCGGTCCATTCGCATTCCCGACGATTGGCGAAACGATCGAATCCTGGTCCACTTCGAAGCGGTCGACTGGCACGCAATCGTGCTGTGCAACGGGACCAAAGTTGCCGATCACCGTGGCGGCTACGTTCCGTTTTCCTGTGACATCACCGATGCATTGAATGTCAGTGACCAACAGCAGATCGTCGTCATCGCGTGGGACCCGACCAACATGGGTGACCAGACGATCGGAAAGCAAGCTTTGCCGGAATCCAGAAAAGGATTCCGGTACAACCCAAACAGCGGTATCTGGCAAAGCGTTTGGATGGAACCGGTGCCCAAGTCGGCTTCGATTGCTCAACTAAAGATCACGCCCGTCGCACATCAGAACGCCATTGAGGTCCGCGTGGATACGGATCACCCCGCCAACGATATGACGGTTCGCCTGATTGCCGGTGATGCAGCGCATGTGGTCGACGGACGACCGGGACAGGCGATTCGAATCGACTTGGATGACCAGTTCCAGCTGTGGTCACCGGATGATCCGAATCTGCATGATCTGTCGATCCAATTGCGACGCGACGATCGGGTGATCGATAGCGTCGAAAGCTATTTTGCATTGCGAACCATCGATACCCAAGTCGACGACGATGGGATCCAACGTATTCATCTCAATGGCCAGCCGATCTTTCAATTCGGCCCGCTGGACCAAGGGTACTGGCCCGAAAGCGCGATGACGCCACCATCAGAGGACGCGGTGCGCTATGACCTGCAATATCTGAAAGACATCGGATGCAACATGGTCCGAGTGCACATCAAGGTGCATCCGCGTGCTTGGTACTACGAAGCCGATCGCAAAGGCCTGCTGGTCTGGCAAGACTTCGTTTGCACACGCAAGTTTGATTCCAAGATCACAGCCGAAAGCGGACAACAGTGGGAACAAGAACAGGTGGAAATGGTCCGCCATCTGTACAACCACCCGTCGATCATTCAGTGGGTGGTGTTCAACGAGGGCTGGGGCCAATATGACACCGAACGACTGACGCGATGGACCGAGGGCCTGGATCCCAGTCGTTTGGTGACCTGTGCCAGTGGCTGGACCGATCATCCGGTCGGTGATCTTTATGACAACCACGACTATTCCTTCAACATCTCGCCGGCCCATGGATGGAACTTCGATGACCGCGCGACTTTGTGTGGTGAATGTGGCGGGTTCAACGTGTTGATCGATGGCCATCGCTGGCATGCCGATCAAACGCTTCGGCCCGTCGTTAATCCGGCAGGCGAAAAAGGACGCGAAGGTTACGCCAATCCTGAATCTTGGAAGCAACGCTATCAGACTTGGTTGACCAATTTACGTTTGATGAAGCCGCACGGATTGAACGCGGCGGTGTACACCCAGATCTCCGACGTCGAACATGAGTGCAATGGGTGGCTGACCTATGACCGGGAAATCAGCAAGATCGCGGCCGATGATTTGCGACGGATGCATCGGCAACTGTACCATCCGATCCACAGTGATCCTTTGATCGACCTGTCATCGAAGACGTGGACCGATTGGTCGGGCAAGCCGACACCGCGTTGGCGGACGGCCGATGTCGACGTGTCGCAGGGCGAAGCGTTTTCAGTTCGCCCTGACGATAGCCTCCGGCCACAGCGTACCGCCGATAAAGGCCCGGTCCGCATTCGCGGAGAGTTTGATTTGTCAACGCAGCCCGAACGGCTGGCCATGCACACCGTGGGGACCGGTCGTTGGGAGCTTTCGATCAACGGCAAAACGATGATGAACATCACCAACAGCGACCGCGCCGGTTATGTCCCCTACAGCACGGTGTTGTTGCCGCCGAACGCGGTCGATGCACTGGTTGATGGGACGAACGTCATCGCACTGAAGGTGTCCCGGTTCAAAGAAGACGAAGGCAACTTGGTCGACTTTGCCTTGTTGTCGGTGCCCCGCGACGAGTCCTCGGTAAACGACGCCAAGTAG